Part of the Candidozyma auris chromosome 4, complete sequence genome, GAGAGACTAATCCTCATACAAGTACACAGCCAGAACAGAAGGACACTAATGAAGGAAGCCATGTATCATAAACGAAATGATTAAACGACAGTCATCACCAGAGGAAGttttgtgttgaagaaatcacTGGGCCGATGGAGTGAAAGAACGGTAGGTTGTTCCAATGGATGATAACTCGAGGGGATTCAAATCAAAGGACAGCCTACATTCGACACCACCAATGCAAGCAAATGTTGCTCGTGAATTTAAGGAGAACTCATACGCTCGTAAAAATACCTGATAGCGTATTTGAATGTCCAGCAAGCCTGCGTTCGCACACGCGCATCTGATGTAGAGAACACATCTACAATACACTGTATTgccaccttctttgcaGCATGGTCGCTCATAAAAGGTACGACCAGGACTACGCACTATTAATAAGATTTTCAACTTATGTCAAACAACGTCTAAGAGTTTCTCTTGCAGAACTCCTCTTCGTTGCTTCCTTCGCtttaaattttttcttAGGCAAGGTCCTTCACTTATACTCCGAGCAAGCTGAGGTGTACAATTACTACAACGACAAGGGAAACATTTTCAACCAACTCTTTGTGAAAAAAGGTTGGGCATGGACAACCATCGCTGTTGTTTATTTCTATGGTAATGTCTTGCTGAGACAACATGTCAAGAATGTTCAGAACACGTTGCTTTTGGCTTTTGTTAGATACGCTGCTGCAACGTTCTGGTGGTACCTATTCACCCAGTGGTGTTTTGGCTTGCCAATTATGGACAAGCTTTTCGTTTATACCGGTGGCAAGTGTGTGGCAACAGATGGCAAACATTTGAGTCATCTTTTCGAAGAGCTCGATGGACTTTTTCACTCAAACAAGATCTCGTCCTATGCATGCCGAAAAATCAAGGGCTCTTGGGAGGGAGGGCACGATCCGCTGGGCCACGTATTTCTTATGGTGCATTCTTCGTTATACCTTTTCTTTGAGATAATGCCTTACTGGAGAGGATGGCAGCAGCTTAAAAGAGATTGGCAGGGCTTGAAGAGCCAGACGATATCTGGTAAAGTTGTACAAACATTCTACACTACCCCACAAGTTGTAGTCATGCTGTTGATGGCGCTCTGGTGGTTTATGTTACTCATGACAAATATGTACTTTCATCTGATAGCCGAAAAGCTAGCCGGGCTTTGGTTCGGCTACATTGGTATCGCTGCGATCTACTACATCCCGAGATGGTTCTAGCTATTTTGGCCTGGAGCCTGGAGAcgatgaggaagagaatTTCGCCTTGTCACAAGCTGGAATTGTTTTGGTCGTCTACAGCTGCGGACCGCGCAAAGCAGTGTCAACCTGAGCAAAGAATACCAAAATCGAGGAGCTTCAATTTGTGAGTTTCGGAGAGCATAAAAACCATTCAACCGAGGCGATTTTACATATTACTTGCAGCCACGCCCATCATAAGTTCAACTTATTGAGCAATGCGCTTTTCGTGTCTAAGATGCGGTGAGGATGACTTTCGCATCCTCCCCAGGTGCGCGTCTCGCGAACGTAAACAAACCTCGTGCGACCCGTCTAACCCAAGCGAAACAAAGCCATGATAAAACCAAATGTAGAATGTAAATTTCACTAATGAATTATTAGAGACCATATCCAGACTCAAACTATATCACTTACGTAACGCATTGATTTACTTGTTTTGATGCTTCTTTTACCACtcttggctgcgaaagtgCCTGGCAGAAATCGCGACTGTGAATGTCTCGCGCAGAATCAGTACACGCTTTTTTAGATTGAATAGAGGGTAAAACTTGCATGTATTGTAGGCAGCGTTCGTGTTATTCGCAGCCGTTCCCAACTTGACGAAGGAGTCGTCTTAAGCGGCTACTTCGCTAAATTTTCTCTGAAGCGTGCCACTTCCACaaaatctttctttccttcttttgcttcctttCCCAAAGTTTATCACCACCTTTTGCAAATCTTTCTCGGATTGTTTCCCGTCGGCACCCAACTCAGTCTATGCTCCTCCGTCTTCTAATACTTCTTCAGGCGGTGGTATATGCCATCTATCTTGGCTGGCCCATGGACGAGCAGCTCCCAAATGTCGCTCGTGTAAACCAGCCTTATGAGTTCACCATTGCCTACTTGACTTACCGCTCCAACAGCGGTGGGTCCATCTCATACTCGGTGACCGGCTTGCCCAGTTGGCTCTCGTTTGACCAGCTGAGTCGAACCTTTTCAGGGACCCCATCAGAGAGCGACGTCGCGTCTTTTGAAATAACATTGACGGGTAAGGACGACACCGATGCCTCGGAAATGTCTCGAAACTACACAATGCTCGTATCCAACAGCACGGGTATCCAATTGTCATCTGACGACGTTATGTTCCCTATAATTGCTCAGTATGGCAGGACTAATGGCAGAGGCGGGCTTGTTTTATCTGAGGGTGAAGACTTTGACATCAAACTCTCCGAGGATATctttgaggagaagaatggCTCGCTGCGACCTATCATAGCCTACTACGGACGTTCTCAGGATAGAACCTCCTTGCCTAGCTGGATATCGTTCAATGCTGACGATTTGTCTTTCTCAGGCACAGTACCTTATGTGACATCTGACATCGCACCTTCCTCAGAGTATGGCTTCAGCTTCTTAGCGTCTGATTACTATGGTTTTTCTGGTGCAGaagccatcttcaaaatcttggTTGGTGCTCACGACTTGAGCACCTCTCTCAACGAGTCGATCAAGATTAACGGTACCTTTGGCGCTGATTTCCACTACGAGGCTCCGATTCTTTCATCCGTATACTTGGATGGaaacctcatcaacaagtcgAACATATCTTCTGTGGCTACCAACGACCTCCCATCTTACGTGACATTCAACAAAGACGATTATACTCTCAGTGGAGTGTTTCcaaactcttcaagaagtgaTAACTTCTCCATTGTTGTGAGCGACTTCTACGGCAACACCGTTGACTTGCCCTACAGGTTTGATTCCATTGGTTCAGTCTTCACGCTCAAAAAATTGCCCGACGTCAATGCTACAAAGGGTGAGTTCTTTGAATATCAAATCATGAAGTCTTTCTTCACTGATTTCAATGATACAGAGGTGAGCGTTTCGCTTAATGAGAATGATAACTCATGGTTATCCTACGTTGAATCTAATATGACCCTTGTTGGTAAAGCCCCATCCGACCTCAACCTGGTCAAGGTCAAAATCCAGGCTGACTCCTCTTACGATTCAGAGTCGAGAACTTTTTCGGTTCGTGGGATCgacaaggagaaaaaaCCAACTAACTCATCgtccacttcatcaactctgTCGACACCAAcgtcaagatcttcagaaTCTTCGACGCTGAGTAACGGAGCCGATGAGCAGTCGAAATCTGGAAATCATTCACGTAAAGCATTGATACTTGGTCTTGCAATAGGCCTTCCGtgcttcttccttgtaTTGGCGCTTCTTTTGCTATTCTTTTTGTGTTGCAGGCGTAAGAAAAGGCaagatgaggaggagaatgaAAAGTCCATGGAGGATACGTTCATCGAACGGCCTGAAAACTTGGATGATCGTACTGAGACACCACATCAGTTGGGTGCTTTGAATGCATTGAAACTAGACAATGACTCTGCGTCAACTCTGTCCTCTGTCACGCATGTTGATAGCGACTCGACCTCAAGATACTTTGATGCTTCAGAGAAACCAATGAAGTCATGGCGAGCAAAGGATGAGTCAGATTTGATGGCTGTGAAAAATAAGCTTATGCAAAGACATGCCTCAGAAATTTCTAATAGCACGGTCAACACTGAGGAGCTTTTTGCCGTTAGGCTTGTCGATGATGAAACTCGCAGATCCGCATCTCAATCCCCGTTTTTCCTGAGAGACTCTCTTGATCAGCACTTCCGTGAAAGCGGCTCTTCGGCTAATATAGAGAGGCTTGACAGTGATAGTAATATTGTCCCTACGCTGGTCTCCAATACATCCTCACCAAGAAAGCGTGCTGCTCAAAGCATGAGTCTCAACAACATTAACGAGGAAGACAACGCATACAGAGGAGGTGACAATAAGTATCAATATGGCCGTGAGGAatctgaagaaaaggatTTGATGGCAAAGTACTTCAGCGGCAAAACCTCTTCTATTGATGCGGACGACTTTAAGGTTGTTAAAACGCCAGTGGGTAATTATgaatggagaagatcaaaagATGCCCTCGTGGCATCCCCAGATTCAGAGACCTTCCTACTAAATAACCCAGAGCATACGCCTGTGAACTCATATTCTACAACTGCTGGTAATAACGCTTCTAAAACATCAGTCTATTCTGATGATCTACAAAACGATAAACCTCTTGGTGCAGGCAAAACACTCAATGGCCAGGCGAAGTTAGTTGAGTTCACCAGGAAAGGCAGCTTGAGAGATTCTTCCCACACTCCTACCATGGAATTCTCTGGAGAGACTGCTCAAATTCACGACGGCAGTAGTGCTGAGAGCGAGTGACTGGGATCTCCTCTCATGATAGGGTTTTACAATTTAATTTTTGGTTAAGGCGTTCTATTCATTTGTTTTCAATCTACACTGACCTCAATTCACTCGCTTCGATATAATTAATGAATTAAATAATCAAGAAATCTTAACTAGTTGAATATCCAAACTAAAGCTTTGGCTTCGGTAATGTAGAGACATAGTGTGCCGTATCCTGCGCTCTTCTTCTACCTTCGAGATATTCCATCATCTCAGAATAAGTTTGAGGTATCACAGAGGAGAAGGCAGGCTCGCCAGGTCCGTAGCTCTTGGATGGAACATAGAATGAGTAGATAAAACAACCAGATTCTGTGAAGTCCGGAGAATTCAAGTCTCTAATTCTTGTATCGACCTTGACTTGAATTAGCGTTCCTGGTTCCGACAAGAACGCATCGGGGTTACCGGAAATTTGATTCGTAGAAGGCAAATCAAGCGGCGAGTGCTTTCCCTTGGCAACCTTTGTGCTGTGAAGATGCTCAGTGTAAACAACTGTTGACGTCATCGAGAGAACAGATCCGACAGGAACAGGAGCCTTGAATGTAGTTGAGTCTAGGGAGACAAATCTTGCATTAGCGCTGGCAAATGCAGTAGCACCACAGTAGGCTAGTTCAAAGGATTGTCTCATAAGGTATCCCCCGAAAATCATGTATGAGTGTCTGTTTCTATATTGAGGCTGCATTATCAATGTCGAGGTAATGGTGGTGTCTTTCATGAACAGAACATTCTTATTATAGTCCAGGGTCAATTTCTTAGAAGCAGTCCACATGTCGTGAACGAGTCTGTTCTCTTCATCGGTAGGTTGAATTACACCCAGGTTCTTGGCAGCCAACTTCTTTCTTGCATTAAATGACTCTGCTCTTCTGTAATCCAACCATTCTTTTTCGCTGACGGGTAGTAATCTGTTGATTGCAAAGGATTTGTGTGTCATTGGATTCCTAGCAACAAATGTGAAGTTTGCAGTCAAAAAGACATCGTCGTCAGACAAACTGTCAGCCTCAATCTTCTTGGGGACCGAACCTTTGTAGGAATACACCTTGACAGTGATTTCCATAGAGGATCTACCGGTCCAAGTGACCGAGCCAGCAAGAACAAAATTGTAATTCTGAATTTCATCGACCTTCTTGACCATGTAGATCCTGTCAACAGAGGCAGTGACATTCACAGGTTCGGCTGGGGAGCAGTGTCTATAAGCAATTCTTCCTGCCAAAGCGTCCAAATCCTGGAACAATTGGCCCATTCGCAAACGTCCAAAAGCATTGATATAAGTGTCACAGAGCCACTTGTCATCCTTGAAAGGCAACACAAGGTAAGAAAAGGAATCAGCCCTGGTTTTGTCCACAACCTCAGTAGTCTTGGGGTCAATGTACGAGTAAGAGTCGAGAACCTTGCCCTCCGCCAATTGCTTAGATCTTTCCCTCAATGCGTCCATCCATGTTGCAGTGTGGTATTGTTTGCTGAGGTCTCGAGAGTCTGAAATGATGGTTGCAGAGGCATCCGCAGCCTCAGCTGGTACTGTGGAACCAGCCTCGGTAtgtttcttcatcagagTACTCAATAATCTGGGCGCCGGAAAACGCAGAACGGTGTTTATTGAGCGTAAAGGGAGCCTTGAGAACCTTATCATGAAATTTCGTATCGCGATGATGAGAATCTAGCGACGAACTTTCTGGTGATTTATATAGAAGAACTGTTAGTATGGAGCTGTTGGGTTATTCATGGTGTATTGGTGCGGGGCGATAACGTGCCCGGGAATTTTCGGTTGATGCATTGGATGCCAACATCAGGTGTGTGATGAGGGGCAGGAGGGGCTGCGAATTTTGGACCTTTCAAGCTATTCTTGGACTATTCGTGCGATATTCAGGTCTCTCGGAATAATTGAGTCAAGGCGGTGTAATAAAGTTGGAGGGGGGACTCTTCTATTCCCGGCGTTGCACGGGTAGATGGCACAGTGTTCCCAAATATTGACAGCTCGCGAAAATTATCCGTCAGATGGTTACAAAGAGATTGTGAGAGGAGTATTCGGATCCCGGGCTTTAGGAAAGCAGTGAGGTTCGAGTTATAGAAAAATCCCGAACTAACTTAGCACATCTTTTTGCTCTATTGTTGgcttgaatttttttttttttttcacaatTGTTACATGATTATTCATGAAGCATGATGTTGGCCCAAGATTTTTGTGAGTAGACATTTTGCACCCGATAGCAAAATCTACACCATTTTTTCGCATGTTTCTACGAGCATACCTAATCAAAATAAAGGCCCAAAATGTAGACTCCCAAAGATATGCATATCAGAAGGCTTAGGCAATTCAACTTAGATGTCCGTTTTGGGTTCCTCTCGAAATTTTTTCCGAGATCTTCAAGCCTTGTATTGGCAAACTTGTACAGTGTCTCGGTGAGAAGTCCGAGAAAAAGCGCCTAGTCCCTTGAAGTGGACACCGCTCATTTCTGCCTGCGGAACTGTACCTCCGGCACTTCCCGCCCCGGTCCTCATCGTTCCGTTGTAAGTGCgccaaaaaatcaaaaactACCTATTCCATCTCCAGGTGCCAGCTCGCTTTCTTGtaattcttcaaaaccaaCCAATTCAACGAGCTTAACATGTCCAAATTGTCAAGCGTCGCTAAGACTTCCATGATGGCCATGAAGGCCAGCGCCAAAAACGCTCTGAGATTGGCTTCCGCTGCTTCTGGAACTAAGACCATGACTGTTAGAGATGCTATCAACTCCGCTTTGGCCGAAGAATTGGACAGAGACGACGATGTGTTCTTGATGGGTGAGGAGGTTGCCCAGTACAACGGTGCATACAAGGTATCTAGAGGTTTGCTCGACAGGTTCGGCGAAAGGAGAGTGATTGACACCCCTATCACTGAAATGGGTTTCACCGGGTTGACTGTGGGTGCTTCCTTGGCCGGCTTGAAGCCAATCTGTGAGTTCATGACTTTCAACTTTGCTATGCAATCCATTGATcacatcatcaattccGCCGCTAAGACCTTGTACATGTCTGGTGGTAAGCAACCGTGCAACATCACCTTCAGAGGCCCCAACGGTGCTGCTGCCGGTGTTGCTGCTCAGCACTCCCAGGACTATGCTGCTTGGTATGGTTCCATTCCAGGTTTGAAGGTGATCTCCCCTTACTCCGCCGAGGACTATAGAGGTTTGTTAAAGGCCGCCATCAGAGACCCTAACCCTACTGTgttcttggagaatgaAATACTCTACGGTGAATCGTTTGAAATCTCTGAGGAGGCGTTGTCCCCTGATTTCGTTCTTCCAATCGGTAAAGCTAAGATCGAAAGAGAGGGTTCTGACATCACCTTGGTTTCTCACACGAGAAACGTTGGTCATTGTCTTGAAGCCGCcgagatcttgaaggaCAAGTACGGCGTCAATGCTGAGGTCCTTAACTTGAGGTCCATTAAGCCAATGGACGTTCCAGCCATCATCAAG contains:
- the AXL2 gene encoding Axl2p, whose product is MLLRLLILLQAVVYAIYLGWPMDEQLPNVARVNQPYEFTIAYLTYRSNSGGSISYSVTGLPSWLSFDQSSRTFSGTPSESDVASFEITLTGKDDTDASEMSRNYTMLVSNSTGIQLSSDDVMFPIIAQYGRTNGRGGLVLSEGEDFDIKLSEDIFEEKNGSSRPIIAYYGRSQDRTSLPSWISFNADDLSFSGTVPYVTSDIAPSSEYGFSFLASDYYGFSGAEAIFKILVGAHDLSTSLNESIKINGTFGADFHYEAPILSSVYLDGNLINKSNISSVATNDLPSYVTFNKDDYTLSGVFPNSSRSDNFSIVVSDFYGNTVDLPYRFDSIGSVFTLKKLPDVNATKGEFFEYQIMKSFFTDFNDTEVSVSLNENDNSWLSYVESNMTLVGKAPSDLNSVKVKIQADSSYDSESRTFSVRGIDKEKKPTNSSSTSSTSSTPTSRSSESSTSSNGADEQSKSGNHSRKALILGLAIGLPCFFLVLALLLLFFLCCRRKKRQDEEENEKSMEDTFIERPENLDDRTETPHQLGALNALKLDNDSASTSSSVTHVDSDSTSRYFDASEKPMKSWRAKDESDLMAVKNKLMQRHASEISNSTVNTEELFAVRLVDDETRRSASQSPFFSRDSLDQHFRESGSSANIERLDSDSNIVPTSVSNTSSPRKRAAQSMSLNNINEEDNAYRGGDNKYQYGREESEEKDLMAKYFSGKTSSIDADDFKVVKTPVGNYEWRRSKDALVASPDSETFLLNNPEHTPVNSYSTTAGNNASKTSVYSDDLQNDKPLGAGKTLNGQAKLVEFTRKGSLRDSSHTPTMEFSGETAQIHDGSSAESE
- the PDB1 gene encoding pyruvate dehydrogenase (acetyl-transferring) subunit E1 beta is translated as MSKLSSVAKTSMMAMKASAKNASRLASAASGTKTMTVRDAINSALAEELDRDDDVFLMGEEVAQYNGAYKVSRGLLDRFGERRVIDTPITEMGFTGLTVGASLAGLKPICEFMTFNFAMQSIDHIINSAAKTLYMSGGKQPCNITFRGPNGAAAGVAAQHSQDYAAWYGSIPGLKVISPYSAEDYRGLLKAAIRDPNPTVFLENEILYGESFEISEEALSPDFVLPIGKAKIEREGSDITLVSHTRNVGHCLEAAEILKDKYGVNAEVLNLRSIKPMDVPAIIKSVKKTNHLVTVEAGFPAFGVGSEICAQIMESEAFDYLDAPVERVTGCEVPTPYAKELEDFAFPDAEIVLRASRKVLGL